TCGTAATGttctattttgaaatctttaagataatgtcTTAGTTTCCtcttaattatgttgctttgaatgtatattttATACATGGCTTTCATTGGTAATCTTTTACATTGGATTCTTCTGTCTGATATTttcatgtgttgtaaaccactttgagattatttgcttgaaaatataaagcaatatagaaaggaaaggaatgatgattatgatgagaGTAGAATTGCATGGAGTTCCTCTCCCTTGTTACAATCTCACGTGACACCCTCTACCTATAGGTATTACCGTGGGGCGAGATGCTGCATGGGGGTCGTACATTAGCTACCTCTGCTGCTATCAGCCTGTTGCTATCATCCCCATGGTCTAACTTTAAAGAAGACTGCTAGCTGTCAAaccttttggggggaaaacacTCTTCTTCGAAAGGCTCTCCTCAGTGCCTCTTTCAGTTCCTTGTTTCTCATGCTATAGATCAGAGGGTTCAGTAGGGGAGTGACAAAGGTGTAGACCACAGAAACCACTCGACCCTCCTGTGGTGAGTAGCTAGAGTTGGGCCGTAAGTATATGAAACTGCAACAGCCGTACTGTAAGAGGACAACCATCAAGTGGGAGGAGCACGTGGAGAAAGCTTTTTGCTGGCCTTCAGCAGAATGGATTTGCAAAATGGCCACGGCAATGAAGATATATGAGATACAGATTAGAAGGAGGGGTATGGTGAGGACTACAACACTAACTATGAAGAGAACAGCTTGGTGAATGTGGGTGTCACTACAGGCCAACTGCAGAATGATTGGGACATCACAAAAGAAGTGATTGATTTCATTTTGGCCACAGAATGGCAAGCGGAAAATAAGGATGGTCAGCTGTAGAGATAACAGAAAGCCCAGCAGCCAGGATGCCGCTACGAGGGAAGTACATACTGTTTTGTTCATGATGAGCATGTAGCGCAGCGGATGACAAATTGCCACGTATCTATCGTATGCCATGATGGCCAGTAGGACGCAGTCAGCTCCTCCCAGGAAGGCAAAGAAGAACATTTGGGTTCCACAGCCACTTAAGGAAATGGTGGCACTTTTCCTGGACAGAAGGTTGGCCAAAGCCAATGGAGCAATGGCAGAAGAGTAGCAGATCTCCAGAGCTGCCAGGTTGCCCAAGAAAAAATACATGGGGTTATGGAGAGAGTGGTCGACATGGACAATAAGCACGACAGCAGCgttcccacagaggctgaggacgtagaggagcagaaagagaaggaaaatgacCAGCTGTGTCTCAAGCAAGGTTGAGAAGGGACGGAAATAGAATTCAGTATGGTTTTCATGTCCCATGAAGATGGTAAAGAGGatctgaagggggaaaaaaatctcaGTCAATGAGTTACCTTGGCTCAGCAGTGAGGATACGCTCATACTGCAACCTGGCTTCCTAAAATAAAGTGTCTGCACCAACTCTTTTCTGTTCTTATTACAAGGTTATATAGAGCATTCCTTCAGATGGGGAGCATTCCTTCagcaatctattttatttttcctcagaGGACTGGACTTCCTGTACTGGTACAATTCATATATTAAATTTGCCTCTCTTTTTGGAGACATTATTGAAATATAAGTATGCTTGGTTAATGTTTTGCACATTATTGTCCAAAAGAGTCAATTGCTCTTGTCAATTAAATGTCAAAATAGTATTTTACTTACGTTTGCATATCATGGCTGATTTCAAAATTCAAGTTGGACCAAATCAGAAGATATGTGTAATAATTACTGGAAAACAGTGACATGAGCTACTTACACTTGTATGATTCTTGGCATCAGCCAATCAATTTTTTGCCATTATAAGTTAGAAGGGGAACTGCAATTAACTTTACATGCTATCTGGAGTATTGTACTTCTTCTGTGTGTGCTTCTTGCTATGCTTCATCCACAGCACTGAAGGCAACATGCCATGTGACAAACTGGACTCTTTTTAATTGTTTCCACTTGTGAAATTTACACTTTCCATCGGAAGCTCTGCTCCATCAGTAGATGTGGGTGTTAGTACTCCAAGCTAAATTTAAGGAGTTGAATTTAACCCTGTATCTTTTTAACCTTCTCTGAGGAGTACAGTACAATTGTTTATCCCACTATAACTATTCAGACAAACATACAAAGTTAACCATTCAGGTTCGTAGCATTCATGCTAGGACAATTTTTTTTAGGCAAAATGCCCAGTTAATCGATAAAGGCAGATAGGCATTTTACATGTAGCCCAATTGACCGAGTTCAATGGGAAATGTGTACTGAGTTGGAACCTTGGCTCAAGTAATTTTGAGGCACGTTAGATGTGACAGCAAAGCACCAATGTACTCTAAGAAAAATCTCCAGACTATTCTGTTCATGGCATCTAGTGCTCATCTAAGCTGGAATGGGGAGTTTTCTGGCTCTGATAATGTGGCTGTTCCAATGGAGTATGCATCTGATTGTAGGGGAAGTAGatcacactttaaaaaataaaatagccaaACCTATTCAGAAAACCACTGGATGTGAAATCCACATGGATTCATTTGTCAAGTTTAGGATATGTTAAGGATCTTATTCAATCAAAACATTGAAAGTCAATGATCAGGAACAGATGGGTGAAAGCACCTGCTCCATTTAATATGTTtatgattgactgactgactgactgactgactgattgaatgaatgaatctttcttTGAATCAGCcaccagccatagcaataaaacaaacaaaatgcgaTATACAGAGGATAAAGGTAATaaatcaattatataaaatatattttgggggtttggatcaatagtcaaataccagatcttattctaattgccccagataaaaaccttgcaacctttgctgtcatctgctcaTCTTGATCAGCCAAAAGAAACTACACTATAACAGTAGTTGGacgacccagaatggacaatagtagaggggtgataacctcactcctcaaatctttataaagtgtgcaagccagaaggacatGGGCCACCGATTCAGTACTGCCATCTCAATGAGTTTACTGTTAAATCATGGTTCACAAGgaaagatttagaaaacaaaTTGCAGTTACCTAAAAAATGAACAAGTATCTGCTTTTCCATTTATTAGGAACAATCCCAACAGTATTTTGGCTATGATCTGAAAAAACCTGAaacttcttctccctcttcttcttcactgcaCAGTCTGGTTTTGTACATACCAGACAATTCAAACACATTCCCCATGCCCCAGAAaaaaagaatccttggaactgtacATTTTACCCATCCATCACAcaggtacaattcccagcacccttaaactgcaGTTCCTAGGATGGTGGGGAACGTGCTATAAATGCCCTTTACATGTATGATGTCTATGCAACCTATGCATTTTGATTCTAGAGTCTGGAATCTCATACACTAAGGATgaagggggaaaaaggagaatGCATGCTGAATAGAAAACATGCTGAATAGAGAATGAAAGGCTTATGAAGTAGGCAAGTGAACAGAATCCACATCCACAGAaatgttgtaaaccgctttgagattatttgcttgaaaatataaagcaatatagaaatgaaaggaatgatgattatgatgacgACCGTAGAATTGCATGgagtgtgggagccagggtgggagccagaaagccctggcaaaggtttgtagtgccacctggtgtcttgctgacccagtgaccagcatgtctgtgtcttacagtgtattgggattgtattgaccttaaaaggagttgtgtttcctctgggcagtgttgaccctatatggtgtgggtgggtttaagcttggccggatgaggtaacatgagacactgggatgcagccatgcggctggagagaacaaagggtaataaaaacggactggagaggagaagatgtctgaaagagctgctccatcagtccaaggaaataagctagctctctgcgtctttattttatgctgaaaagcgccatttgtaacggctggcccgacaagtggtgccccgtgtgaggcagaataaaagattacgactgaggtttttaaaagagagctaagaagcaagatttgaagcaaacagtctgggccagactgtgagaagatttttgatccaagcagtggatattcatcgacttacctcgcctggaaaaggctgcaagcgctattcatctacggatccaaggttagtcgatcccttaaatattgattttagaaaaatgggcagctctttgactactccccaacagaaatttttaaaagacttaaaatttctcctctcctgcaacaaattggaagttcctgagggagatttgatacagctcattctgtgcattgatgaacattgcccctggtttcctgcagaaggaactttggaattaaaacattgggatgatattggaacacattttcatgggcttcccagcattggtgttcggaatttaaatgcatggtgcaaggttcgatatgctatgggttctttatcaccaaaaaatatctccatagctgcattgccaacacaagctcaagcttctttaattcagcctgctgtcctgccatgtgttccagcccttgctttgcctgcagccccagatcccaaacctccagactgcagttcctcaccagaagacccaaatctgcaaaaataccgtggtctggctggaaatgatcctgctttttcagcagcagcaaaagcagctacccctttgcaacgtgcagtatttgcctgttccttaactcaggatactaaggcattccctggtgttccagcaggaattcaagcccagcttttggttccagatgaattcaagcctttggcacgtacagttttacccccatcagctgctgtattgtttgctcacgaatgggaaattgcctgtggtgtttatgctcctgctttactgcaacaaatcagaggaaaaaatcctaatcctaccctcgcagatgtgatggatgctatgatggagcatggccccattgctcaggcttcagtacaagccacactgctgcagatcttattgagggatacagctcttgctgctaaacaagcaatgagaaaaatcccagaacctagagattcatatccttcctttatggacaggctgattacagcagtgagtagccaaattgaaaatcctgaagccaaacaaataattatcaaacaattggcctttgaaaatgccactgaggattgtaaggttgcgtcgcgcccgataatacaccttcctgccactacgatgctacgcatttgtcagtctgttggtacagccacccacaaggctcaattgctggcagcagcgcaagataaaaaccagcctgtagccatgaatacaacatttccagcatggcaaaccaagatcactgatacctcagtgtgggtagaacagtggcctccaccaaaagaaaaaaccgcagcaatggcaccatctcgtttctgaacagcttatttctgaacaattaacttttggctacattgaaacatctttatcccactggatccagcagacaggaacagtttgcttttacattgccagtatataacaaattgcaatccacccagtgatatcagtggattgttctgccacaacagcatgtggaactcccctacactttgccaaaattttgtgaatgaagcattgaaacctttccgcatgcgccacctagaggtgctgaacacaagctgcatctggcaatatttgctacaccattgttgccaacaggaaatttatatgctcagatggacaagaagaagactatctgcattatagaatggttacatttacctcatacccctttgaagaacatttattcagcaaatgaatccacatcagacaattgttatcaaaggacgttcacgtgctataactttgagcagttttgatgttgcatcaatttatatgccattttcacagactgaacagcagcatttattgatcacaaatgctgccatgcaaattgttttggctgattttataggtcatcatttttaatcctccaaaggatgaccgtttgacatttctgacacaagtcacttatgatttgacaaaccccttgtctctcacacttctcccctctgcattaatcctcttcacagatggaacaagaagtatgggggtggtgatgtgggaggagggaggaaaatgggaaagtttatttacctcttcacagtcttctgcccagcgagcagagctagcagctgtgattcttgcctttcaatcctttcctactcattctttcaatcttattgtggatactcagtatgtatatcgctttttgctattttaccaatatcttatataactccttccttggattctgacttgttttccttgtttcttgccctgtaggccttacttcagcacagagagttccttattatgttgcacatcttcgctcccacacatcacacccagggtatttagcagagggaaattcaagagcagattcagctctgaagaacatttctgccttctctcttttctgatcctatactatgttataacaaccttcatctccctgcaaaagcattggctaagcagttttctattcctttggcccagcatatatttctaaaacattttcggaattttgtatgttgtggaatgtgaaattaactcatggtatacactttaactccatagggcaagcgatagtggaaagagcgcacctgatgttcaaaacactattgctaaaacagcttggcggccgaaacatccaacagcactcattccttcagctgttcaccaagttctttttgtgtttaaccatccttatatccaaatactaggacccatactcccgcggaattgcattttaggaaggaggaggcactcctttgccccttggtggtgtacagacgcttgcctgatcccgcatggcatggacctgtcccgctgatcacgtggggacgagggtacacggcagtggacatcgaggacaagcctttatgggtttcaactgcagaagtgcttcctaaccatttgccttgccatcctttgctgcaccattatacaaggaagagaagcagacgacacagtccagttgaaaccaccatatttcaccttattggctggcaagcagcagttgcctgaatcctacactggctggcagtattcacggctcagccactctcgaactataagaacagtgttgttgaataagacttttaagggtgaaaattatcataagatatggaggaataatatttttgtacaagttatgattaagtttactagtttattgcatgcttctaaatgttgggtatgtatgcctgcccccagttagtttcaaattaaagagggaaagaatcatggggcatatatccaaactgtaaatatacattgaaattcatgtttaatagctcttgttctcttacaggaacatacagtgaccaatctcagtgctatagaagtgacaccagtgcatggctaataaactagaaaagaagcctaccatgcagcatggaatcagaattcttatattcttggcttccagatggaagttggcttcgacatttattgattatagtgattattatagtagttatttgcattattttgtgttgctatatacaatgtattcattctttaatttctgtatgtactgcatggttctccagtccacggcccgcttccggtgtcaaaagagtcgcttatctcgctcgacaaagccattggtactgatatatatgattatgcttaaaatataaagaaagagggcatgtgggagccagggtgggagccagaaagccctggcaaaggtttgtagtgccacctggtgtcttgctgacccagtgaccagcatgtctgtgtcttacagtgtattgggattgtattgaccttaaaaggagttgtgtttcctctgggcagtgttgaccctatatggtgtgggtgggtttaagcttggccggatgaggtaacatgagacactgggatgcagccatgcggctggagagaacaaagggtaataaaaacggactggagaggagaagatgtctgaaagagctgctccatcagtccaaggaaataagctagctctctgcgtctttattttatgctgaaaagcgccatttgtaacggctggcccgacaatgGAGTTCCTCTCCCTTGTTACAAACTTGCGTGACACCCCCTACCTATAGGTATTACCATGGGCAGTgggtttttttctgggaggacacAGTGGTTCTCATACcagtaaacattttgtgaatctaagtttggcctcgttgaagggcagtatttcaatatgagtaggaaaatgagagtacccctaaacattttttttagaaaaaaagcactgaccatGGGGCCAGACACTGCATGGGGGTTGCCattgccggatttatgtataagctaaacaaggtaTAGCTTAGGGCACCACTcttttggggcccccccaaaaaattaaaggaaaaaacctggatgtacatttccaaaatataagataaaaaacaaagaaaataaaacctacatacagcaacaatgttttgttttgtgttgtgttatgttgtgtaggtccataaattaccatttagcatatattcagcacaaaaaacagcaacaatttgttgttgacaaaggacagctggacatacaaaaggccccattaccttcagtagctatggggcctcatcaaacctaaatctggccctgggggtTGTACATTACCTACCTCTGCTGCCTAGCCTGTTGCTATCATCCCTATGGTCTAACTTTGAAGAAGACTGCTAGCTGTCAAACTCTTTTGGGGGAAAACACTCTTCTTCGAAAGGCTCTCCTCAGTGCCTCTTTCAGTTCCTTGTTTCTCATGCTATAGATCAGAGGGTTCAGTAGGGGAGTGACAAAGGTGTAGACCACAGACACCACTCGACCCTCCTGTGGCGAGTAGCTAGAGTTGGGCCGTAAGTATATGAAACTGCAACAGCCGTACTGTAAGAGGACAACCATCAAGTGGGAGGAGCACGTGGATAAGGCTTTTTGCTGGCCTTCAGCAGAACGGATTTGCAAAATGGCCACCGCAATGAAGATATATGAGATACAGATTAGAAGGAAGGGTATGGTGAGGACTACAACACTAACTATGAAGAGAACAGCTTGGTGAATGTGGGTGTCACTACAGGCCAACTGCAGAATGACTGGGATATCACAAAAGAAGTGATTGATTTCATTTTGGCCACAGAATGGCAAGCGAAAAATAAGGATTGTCAGCTGTAGAGACAACAGAAAGCCCAAGAAAAAATACATGGGGTTATGGAGAGAGTGGTCGACATGGACAATAAGCACAACAGCAGCgttcccacagaggctgaggacgtagaggagcagaaagagaaggaaaatgacCAGCTGTGTCTCAAGCAAGGTTGAGAAGGGACGGAAATAGAATTCAGTATGGTTTTCATATCCCATGAAGATGGTAAAGAGGACCTAAAGGGAAAATAAAGATCTGAGTCAATGAGTTACCTTGGCTCAGCAGTGAGGATACGCTCATACTGCAACCTGCCTTCCTAAAATAAAGTGTCTGCACCAACTCTTTTCTGTTCTTAGTAAAAGGCTATATAGAGCATTCAGATGGGGAGCATTCCTTCagcaatctattttatttttcctcagaGGACTGGACTTCCTGTACTGGTACAATTCATATATTAAATTTGCCTCTCTTTTTTGAGACATTATTCAAATATAAGTATGCTTGGTTAATGTTTTGCACATTATTGTCCAAAAGAGTCAATTGCTCTTGTCAATGAAATGTCAAAATAGTATTTTACTTAAGTGTGCATATCATGGCTGATTACAAAATACAAATTCAAGTTGGACCAAAACAGAAGATATGTGAAATAATGACTGGAAGACAGTGACATGAGCTACTTACATTTCTATGGTTCTTGGCATCAGCCAATCCATTTTTTGCCATTATAAGTTAGAAGGGGAACTGCAATTGACTTTACATGCTATCTGGAGTATTGTGCTTCTTCTGTGTGTGCTTCTTGCTATGCTTCATCCACAGCACTGAAGGCAACATGCCATGTGACAAACTGGACTCTTTTTAATTGTTTCCACTTGTGAAATTTACACTTTACATCGGAAGCTCTGCTCCATCAGTAGATGTGGGTGTTAGTACTCCAAGCTAAATTTAAGGAGTTGAATTTAACCCTGTATCTTTTTATTCTTCTCTGAGAAGTACAGTGCAATTATTTATCCCACTATAACTATACAAACATACAAAGATAACCATTCAGGTTCGTAGCATTCATGCTAGGATGAAAAGTTTAGGCAAAATGCCCAGTTAGTGGATAAAGGCAGATAAGCACTTTACATGTAGCCGagttcactgagttcaatgggaaatGTGTACTGGGTTGGAACCTTGGCTCAAGTAATTTTGAGGCACATTAGATGTGACAGCAAAGCACCAATGTACTCTAATAAAATATCTTCAGACTATTCTGTTCATGGCATCTAGTGCTCATCTAAGCTGGAATGGGGAGTTTTCTGGCTCTGATAATGTGGCTGTTCCAATGGAGTATGCACCTGAATGTAGGGGAAGTAGatcatactttaaaaaataaaataaaggagccAAACCTATTCAGAAAACCACTGGATGTGAAATCCACATGGATTCATTTGTCAAGTTTAGGATATGTTAAGGATCTTATTCAATCAAAACATTGAAAGTCAATAAAAAGGAACAGATGGGTGAAAGCACCTGCTCCATTTAATATGTTTATgactgatagatgatagatagatagatagatagatagatagatagatagatagatagatgatagatatatagatgatagatagattgattgaATCTTTATTTGAATCAGCcaccagccatagcaataaaataaacaaaatgttgTATACAGAGGATACaggtaaaaagtcaattatataaaatacattttgaggtttggatcaatagtcaaataccggatcttattctaattgccccagctaaaaaccttgcaacctttgctgtcatctactcatcttgatctgccaaaaaAAAGGACACTGTAACAGTGGTTGGACAACCCAGAATGTACAATAATAGAGGGGTGaaaacctcactcctcaaatctttataaagtgtgcaagccagaaggacatGGACCACCAATTCAGTACTGCCATCTGAATGAGCTGATGGTTAAATGATGGTTCACAAGGAAAAGAAATTTAGAAAACAAATTGCAGTTAGCTGAAGAATGAACAAGTATCTGCTTTTCCATTTATTCAGAACAACCTCAACAGTATTTTGGCTATGAtcaggaaaaatctgaagcttcttctcccttttctttttcactgCACAGTTCCTAGCATGCAGTTCCTAGCATGGTGGGGGACATGCTACAAATGCCATTTACATGTATGGTGTCTATGCAACCTATGCATTTTGATTCTAGAGTCTGGAATCTCATACACTAAGgatgaaggggaaaaaaggagaatgCATGCTGAATAGAAAACATGTTGAATAGAGAATGAAAGGCTTATGAAGTAGGCAAGTGAACAGAATCCACATCCACAGAAATGACTTACTTGGATACTCCTGCTGCTGGACTGCCAAGGGAAATCTACAGACATTTGCTGTTGTTCTTCAACTAGAAAGGGAAATGCGAGTGGTGGCAATGGACCACGAATAGTGGCGAAGTTCACAACTGCTCTTTTCACAACGAATAGTGGCAAAGTTCacaagcagggaaggaagggctAAGAGAGCAGCACTTTGGCTCATCcatttgtttcctggttctgaagCTCTTCCTTCAGAAAACATGCCAAGACTCTTAAGGGAGCGAGAGTGAGGAGGGAAACTTTCTTTCCTGAAGTGCAGGCATTAGGCTTTATATGAGAGTGTCAACTCTCTTGTGGCTTCTCTTACAAAGGAACAGAAGGAAGTGTGAAGTACGTGGAGATAAAAAAGTAAGACTCTAACTATTGGTATACTCACATGACTTCTCTGAGTGGCGAGAAGTTCTGGGAGGTGCAGTGGTGACCTGGGTTTAGAtacctttgggggaaagccataggAGGCTTATAGCATTTCAtaatatttacaaatatacaggttgAGCATAGGTATCTTGCCAGGCCACTTAAATATTACAAGAGTTGACTGCTCCCACATGAGATCTCTGTAGAGGCAACCAGTGCTCCAATAATCCTCTTAATTAGAGCCCAAACTCAGCTCCATCTGTCTCCTTGCCCATATTTGTCTCAATCCCATTTGAAATCTGTGGTCTCTAATTTTTTTCATGAATACAAAACTTGGTTCTGTCATCAGCTGTGAGTGTGAGAAGATTAAGGCATGTCCCCCTTCAGATATATCCTACCCACAGAGCCAGTAATCAAAGGGGTTTGGCAACATTGCCACATactaatacaattttttttttattttttttttattctctcccctatagagccagtgtggtgtagtggttaagagcggttgactcgtaatctggtgaactgggtttgtgtccccgctcctccacatgcagctgctgggtggccttgggctagtcacacttctctgaagtctctcagcctcactcacctcacagagtgtttgttgtgggggaggaagggaaaagcagGTTGTTagtaaagtgggatatcaaatccaaactcctctcctcctcctctattgATCTCCTTGTGCCCAAATTTCCAGTCTTTTAGAACAATATCGACAAACATATGTCACATTTCCTGGGCTAAAGAACAGCATACAGAATAGTTTACAATAAACATGGAAAGAATCAGGATTTATTCTAGGcttcacaagaaaggagattctgactaaagatTAGGAATCGCTTTCTGACAATCTCTCGTTCACTGGAGGTTTA
The nucleotide sequence above comes from Podarcis raffonei isolate rPodRaf1 chromosome 1, rPodRaf1.pri, whole genome shotgun sequence. Encoded proteins:
- the LOC128414289 gene encoding olfactory receptor 10V1-like; translated protein: MGHENHTEFYFRPFSTLLETQLVIFLLFLLLYVLSLCGNAAVVLIVHVDHSLHNPMYFFLGNLAALEICYSSAIAPLALANLLSRKSATISLSGCGTQMFFFAFLGGADCVLLAIMAYDRYVAICHPLRYMLIMNKTVCTSLVAASWLLGFLLSLQLTILIFRLPFCGQNEINHFFCDVPIILQLACSDTHIHQAVLFIVSVVVLTIPLLLICISYIFIAVAILQIHSAEGQQKAFSTCSSHLMVVLLQYGCCSFIYLRPNSSYSPQEGRVVSVVYTFVTPLLNPLIYSMRNKELKEALRRAFRRRVFSPQKV
- the LOC128414819 gene encoding olfactory receptor 10V1-like, which codes for MAKNGLADAKNHRNVLFTIFMGYENHTEFYFRPFSTLLETQLVIFLLFLLLYVLSLCGNAAVVLIVHVDHSLHNPMYFFLGFLLSLQLTILIFRLPFCGQNEINHFFCDIPVILQLACSDTHIHQAVLFIVSVVVLTIPFLLICISYIFIAVAILQIRSAEGQQKALSTCSSHLMVVLLQYGCCSFIYLRPNSSYSPQEGRVVSVVYTFVTPLLNPLIYSMRNKELKEALRRAFRRRVFSPKRV